From the genome of Nisaea sediminum:
CCCGTCCTTCGACGCGCATATCGAGTCCACCTTCGGCATGATCCACCCGATCCGGCCGTTCTACAGCGTCCTGATCCGGGTCAATCCGGACAATCCGTCCTCGCCGACCGACTTTGTCTGCGACGTCTGCGAGGGTACCGTTCCGAAGCCGACCGAGGGTGGCACGAAATACACCTTCAAGATCCGCAAGGACATCAAGTTCCATGACGGCACGCCGCTGACCGCGCATGACGTCAAGGCGACCTTCGACAAGATCATCTTCCCGCCGGAAGGCATCGCGTCGAACCGCATCGCCTATTTCCGGATGGTTGAATCGGTGACCACGCCGGACGACTATACGGTCGAGTTCAAGCTGAAGAACCCGAGCGGCACGTTCCTGCCGTCCGTCGCCATGCCGTTCAACTTCATCTACGCGAAGAAGGACCTCGACGAGCACGGCTACACCTGGCACCAGAAGAACGTGAACGGCTCCGGCGCCTTCAAGTTCGCCGAATACGTTCCGGGCAGCCACGTGAAGGGCGTCAAGTACGAGGGCTACCATCACAAGGGCCAGCCGTATCTCGACGGCTTCACCGCGATCGCGGCTCCGAAAATGTCGGTTCGCCTGCAGGCGATCCGCGGCGGTCAGGCCGATATCGAGTTCCGCGGCTTCCCGCCGAAGGCGCGTGACGACCTTGTCTCTGCCCTCGGTGATCAGATCACCGTGCAGGAAAGCGACTGGAACTGCGTCCTCATCGTAACGCCGAACCACGAGGTCAAGCCGATGGACGACGCGCGCGTCCGGCGTGCCCTGTCCCTCGCCATCGACCGCAAGGGCGGTTCGCAGTACCTCTCGAAGATCGCGATCGTGAAAACGGTCGGCGGTATCGTGTTCCCGGGTCACCCGCTGGCGGCGACCGAGGCCGAACTGTCCCAGCTCGCCGGTTACGGCAACGACATCGAGGCGAACCGGGCGGAAGCGAAGCGTCTGCTCAAGGAAGCCGGTCACGAGAACCTGAAGATCACCCTGCACAACCGCGGCGTCGACCAGCCGTACAAGGTTGTCGGCACCTGGCTGATCGATCAGTGGAAAAAGATCGGCGTCGAGGCGGACCAGTGGGTCCAGCCCTCCACTCCGTTCTACGCGACGCTGCGGTCCAAGAAGGACTTCACGATCTCGCTCGACTTCAACTGTCAGTCGATCATCAACCCGATCGCCGACATCTCGAAGTTCCTTCCGGGAGCGGGTGCCAACTATGCCTACTTCCAGGACGAGCAGCTGGTGAAGTGGTATGACGAACTGCTGGCCGAAGGCGACGAAGGCAAGCAGCGCGAACTCATCCGCAAGTACGAGAAGCGGGTTCTGGACGAGCTGGCTTCCCAGTTCATCACCCTCTGGTGGTACAAGATCAACCCGCACCGTTCCTACGTGAAGGGCTGGAAGATCGCGCCGAGCCACTATCTGAACCAGGCTCTGGACAATATCTGGATCGATCAGGCCGAGAAGAAGCGTCAGCTCGGCGGCTGATCCCAGACGACTGAACTTGGCCGTCCCGCCGGTGCGGGGCGGCCATCCTTTATCAGCTAAATTCGGAAACGACGGACGGCATGTACGGATACATCGTCAAACGCATGCTCATGCTGCTGCCCACCCTCCTCGGCGCGGCTATTCTCGTATTCCTTCTTCTCCGACTTGTTCCTGGCGACATCTGCCTGATCAAGTTTGGTGGCGAAGGGTCCTACGCGGATCCAGAGCAGATCAAGCAATGCCAAGAGCAGCTCGGCCTATCGGAACCAATCTACATCCAGTTCGTGGACTATATGGCAGGCTTCCTGACATTCGACCTGGGCACCTCCATGTGGACAGGACGGGCCGTCGAACACGAGATCGGAATCCGTTTTCAGCTATCGCTGCAAATCGCGATCATGGCGACCCTGACCTCGATCGTCATCGCTATTCCGCTGGGTGTGATCTCGGCCGCCAAGCAGAACACAATGACCGACTATTTCGTCCGTGGCTTCAGCATTGCCGGCATCGCGATGCCGTCTTTCTGGCTCGGTATCCTGATCATTCTCGGACTTCTGATCGGCACGCAGGAATTCCTCGGCCGTCCATGGATGCCGCCAATTCACTACGTGCCGATCTGGGAAGATCCCGCGCACAATCTTTCACAGTTGATCTGGCCGGCGCTGGCGACCGGATATCGCTACTCGGCGGTCGCAACCCGCATGACCCGGTCGGCGATGCTCGAGGTCCTGGGCGAGGACTACGTCCGCACAGCCCGGGCGAAAGGCCTGATCGAAAAGGTCATCGTCAACAAGCATGCGCTGAAGAACGCCATGCTCCCGGTGGTCACGATCATCGGCATCGAGTTCGCCTTCCTCATGGGGGGGCTCGTGGTGACGGAGCAGGTCTTCAACCTGAACGGCATCGGCAAGCTCTTCGTCGAGTCCGTCACGCAGTCCGATTTCACACTGACCCAGGCACTGGTGATGCTGGTGGTTGTGATCTTCGTCGTCATGAACTTCGTCGTCGACGTGCTCTATGCGTGGCTCGACCCGCGAATCCGGTACAGCTAAGGGAGATCTGAGACATGACCACTATGGACGTGAGCCCAGAGACCAATACCGGATTCCGCCGGAAGACGATCTGGGACCATCTCAGCCGCCTTGTCCGGCGCCAGCCGCTCGGCGCCGGCGGCGCGGTCGTCATCATCGTCATGCTGACGATGGCGCTCTTCGCCAACGTGATCGCGCCTTACGATCCGGAAGCGAACAGCTTTGAGTACATGCTGGTTCCGCCGAGCCTCGACTTCCTGCTCGGCACGGACCAGTTCGGACGCGACCTGTTCTCGCGCATCGTCTACGGCGCCAGGACCGCACTCTTCGTCGGTTTCGCCTGCGCCATCATCGGCGCGTTCGGCGGACTGATACTCGGTGTGGCCAGCGCCTATTTCGGTGGCTGGCTCGACCTGATCATGCAGCGGGTCATCGACGTGTTCATGGCGTTTCCGCTCATCATCATGGCGCTGGCGATCGTCTCTATCTTCGGGACCGGGACGGACAAGGTGATCATCGCCATCACCATCCCGTTCATTCCACGTTGCGCCCGCGTCGTGCGTTCCAGCGCGCTGGCTGTCCGCGAAATGCCCTATATCGATGCCGCAAGGTCGATCGGCTACGGCCATTTCCGGATCATCATGAAGCATATCGCGCCGAACGTGGTGGCGCCGTTCCTGATCATGCTGACGGCCTTCCTCGGCGAAGCGATCCTGCTCGAGGCCTCCCTCTCCTATCTCGGTCTCGGGGTGCAGGAGCCGACGCCGGCCTGGGGCCTGATGCTGCAGGGCGGAGCTGAGGAATATGCCGAGAGCGCGCCGTGGGTCCCGGTCTGGCCGGGGCTTGCGATCACCATCGCGGTGTTCGGCTTCAACCTCTTCGGCGACGCGGTCCGCGACATGCTGGATCCGAAACTGCGGACCCGGTAAGCGGCAAACATCAAACGAGAAACCCCGCCGGATGGCGGGGTTTTTTTTGTCGCAACGGAGGGTCACCTGCGGTGAGGAACCTTGTCACGGGAAAGAAAAACGGCGCCTTGAGGCGCCGTTCTCCAAACAGTGATGCAACCGAGCGAAAGGTCGCTCAGTTCTCCAGAACGAAGTGTCCCTCGCCGACCTGGCGATATTCCCGCTTCGGCGGCTCGTAGCCCATCGGCTTCAGCGGGCTCGGGATCTCGTCCGTCATCAGGTTGAGCTCCCGCTTGCGCCGGGACGGATCGGCGACCGGCACGGCCGACATCAGCTTCTTGGTGTAGGGGTGCTGGGCGTTCTCGAACACCGCCGCCCGAGGCCCGATCTCGACGATCTCACCGAGATACATCACCGCGACCCGATGGCTGACCCGCTCCACGACCGCCATGTCGTGGCTGATGAAGAGGTAGGCGAGGCCGAATTCCTCCTGCAGATCCATCATCAGGTTCACCACCTGCGCCTGGATCGACACGTCCAGGGCCGACACCGCCTCATCGGCGATGATCAGTTTGGGTCCGAGGCCAAGCGCGCGGGCAATGCAGAGGCGCTGACGCTGGCCGCCGGAGAATTCATGCGGATAGCGCTCGGCATGCTCGGAATCGAGGCCGACGCGGCGAAGCAGGGAAACCACCCGCTCGTCCGCTTCCTTGCCCTTGGCGAGACCGTGCACGACCATCGGTTCGGCAATCGTCGCGCCGGCCGTCATGCGCGGGTTCAGGGACGCGAACGGATCCTGGAAGATCATCTGCATGTCGCGGCGGAGCGGACGCATCTTCTTCGGGTCGAGCCCCATGAGCTCGGTGCCCTCGAACTGGATGCTGCCGCGGTTCGGCTCCACCAGCTTGATGATCGAACGGCCGGTGGTCGACTTGCCGCAGCCGGACTCGCCGACAAGCGCCAGGGTTTCGCCCGGCTGCAACTCGAAGGAGACGCCCTCGACCGCATGCACCCGTGCGGTCGCCGCACCGAACATGCCCTTGCGGATATCGAACCGCGTGGTCAGCCCCTCGACTTTGAGCAGAGGTGCCGCCTCGTGCCGCACCGTGTCCTGCATCTCCTCGAGCGTCGCCTCGGCACTGGCGCCTTCCTTCACGACGTCGCCCTCGGCCCGATTCACGTCCACATTCGCGAACTTGGCGGGGAAGGTCTTGCCTTTCATGGACCCGAGCTTCGGCACCGCCGCGAGCAGGGCCTTGGTGTAGGGATGCTGGGGCTCGTGGAAGATCTGCTCGGCCGGGCCTTCCTCGACCTTCTCGCCCTTCAGCATAACGACGACCCGGTCCGCCACCTCGGCCACGACACCCATGTCGTGAGTGATGAACATGACCGACATGCCGATTTCCTGCTGCAGCATCTTGATCAGATCGAGGATCTGCGCCTGGATCGTCACGTCGAGCGCGGTGGTCGGCTCGTCCGCGATCAGCAGGCTCGGCCGACAGGCGAGCGCCATGGCGATCATGACGCGCTGGCGCATGCCGCCGGAGAGCTGGTGCGGATACTGGGTGAGTTGTTTTTCCGGCTCCGGAATGCGCACCAGCTTCAGCATCTCGAGCGCCATGTCGAGCGCTTCCTGCTCGCTCTTGCCCTGGTGCAACATGATCGTCTCGGCGATCTGGAAGCCGATCGTGAACACCGGGTTCAGCGAGGTCATCGGCTCCTGGAAAATCATCGAAATGTCGTTGCCGCGGATATCCCGCATCACACCCTGCGCGGAGGTCGCGATATCGATGACTTCGCCGTTCTTGCGCCGGAAGTTGATGTCTCCGGAAACGATCTGACCGCCCGCATAGTCAGTCAGCCGCATGAGCGTCATCGCGGTCACGGACTTGCCGGACCCGGACTCCCCGACCACGGCCAGAGTCTCGCCCCGATCGATGTGCCAGGAAACCCCGTCGACCGCCTTAACGGTCTGATCGTCCAGCGGAAAATGTACCCGAAGATCGTTCACTTCGATCAGTCGGTCCTGATGCATTTATACGGCCTCCCTGGCTCGCTCGTCAGATGCCGGTGCTTTTGAAGTGTTTTTCTTGTTGCACCCTTTTCAAGCCGGGGAGTGTGTCCGCTTTTCCGCATTGAATCCAGACGCAATATGCCAAATTTCGCTTGCCGGAACCCGGGCCGCCAATCGGTTTCGCGCTTCAGCGCCAAACATGCGAAAGCTCTGCGGCGCTCCCCGATAGGCTTATGGATTCTCGGGACTTTCCGTCTCTCAGGTCGCACAGTCCCACTCCCCGCGCTTTGCGGCGTCGGCTTTTCGTAGCCACGGCCGGGCACGATCTGGCAGGTTTCGGGTTCCGATCATTTAGGGACCCAGGAAGACATGAAGGTGGGGACAGAGGCGTCCGGCCCAGGGCCGGACCGCCGCGCGGCATTCAACGAAGGTGTTCGTCACGGGCTCGCCGTGCCGTCGATCGTCGTCTTCTCCACCATGCTCGGCTTCGGTTCCATGGCCCACGCGACCGGCTTTTCGGCCTTCGAGGCCTTCCTTTCGACCCTGCTGGTCTGGGCCATGCCGGGCCAGGTGGCGATGGCGGACCTCAGCGCTTCCGGCGCCGACCTCTTCGTAATCCTGCTCGCCGTATCGATGGCGAGCGTCCGCTTCTTTCCGATGGCGACCATCCTGGTCGGCACGTTCCGCAGCGCGACGCCGGATCTGCCGCGCCAGCTGCTGATCGCGCATCTGATGTCCGCCTCGACCTGGCCCATGGGCATGGCCGCCTCCCAGCGCATGCCGGTCGCCTCCGCGATGGCCTATTACTGGCCGGTCGCCACGCTCTGCATCACTTTTGGCTGTATCGGCACACTCGCCGGCTACTGGCTCTCCGCCGACATGCCGGAGATCGCGCGGCTGACCCTGGTCTTCCTGAACGTGGTCTTTCTCTCGCTGCTATTCGCGCAGAACCGGGACCGGCTGGTGATCCTCGCGGTCGCGACCGGCGCTGTGCTCGGCCCTCCGCTGCACGCGCTGGAGCCGAATTACGGCGTGCTGCTGACCGGCGTGATTGGCGGCACGTTTGCCTATGCCCTCCTGGGGAGGCGGCGATGAGCGGCACCGCCATCACGCCCCTCGCCCTCGTCCTGCTGGCGGCGTCGGTCACCTTCCTCTGGCGCGCGCTCGGCGCCCTGCTCGCCTCCAAGATCGACACCGAAGGCGCGCTCTTCCGCTGGATCGCCTGCGTCTCTTACGCCACCGTCGCGGGGCTGATCAGCCGCATGGCGGTGCTGCCGACGGGCGACCTCGCGGAAACGCCGCTCGTCCTCCGCCTCGGCGCCGTCGCAATCGGCTTCGCGGTCTATTTCCTCGCCCGGCGAAACCTGCTGCTTGCCGCCGCAGCGGGCGCCGCGAGCTTTGCGGGCGGGCTCGCCTTCCTTCCGCTCTGAACCGGCAGGGCCGGACCAAGCCCCGGCAACAATTAGGAAATTCCAATTTCGCGCGATATCGGGCACACTCTTCGGGGATGGGAGAGCCCGGCGGCCGGCAAAGGCCGCATGCGTGAAGGAGCCGTTCCATGGCCAAGACGCTCAACCCGATCGACACCGAAGAGGAACCGCGCCCCGATCCGCTCAACCCGGCGGAGGACATGCCGAGCGAGCTGGCGGAAACGACCCATGCCGAGTTCCTCGCGATCTACAGGGACGCCTCGGACAATTTGCGTTTCGCGAAGACTCAGCAATGGCGCTCCGTGCTCTATTTCTCCGTCGGCGCGACGCTCGTGACCGGCTACGGCGAGTGGACGCATTGGCAGGACAAGGACCTCGCCCGTCTGCTGCTCTTCATGGTCTGGGTCTTCAGCCTCGCCAGCGCAGCCGTGATCGTCAGCCTGCAATGGTGGCAGGCAGCCGAGAACAGCAAGATCGCCTATGTCACCTCGAAATGGGGGACTTTCAGCACCGCCGCGCGGAACCGGAAGTCCAAGCTGATGAGCGACATCCAGCGCTACGGCATCCTGATCGCGATGATCCTCTATCTCGAATTCGCCACCATCGCGGTGACGCGGATCTTCCTGCTCAACATTTGATCCCCGGGAGAAGGGAGCGGTAATGGCGGACGAGACGGCGGGGGGTGAAGCGGCCTGCTTTCTGCACACCCTGATCAACGGCCAGCCGGTCGATCCGGAGACTTGGCGCGATGTCGAGCGCTTCCGCCGCGCCGAACGTCAGCGGCTCTACGACCTGCGCAGATCCTTCGCCCCGGAACAGCGCGGTGCCGCCACAGAGGCGATCATCCGCGACCTGACCTCCGTGACCGGTTCCCTCGAAGGCCGCAACGTCTCGGTCTATTGGCCGATCCGTGGCGAGCCGGACCTCAGACCGTGGATGAGGGTGGCCCATGAGGCGGGAGCGCGGATCCTGCTGCCGGTCGTCGAGCAGAAGGGCCAGCCGCTCTCCTTCCGGCGCTGGGAGCCCCGGGCGAAGATGGAGCGCGGGATCTGGAACATTCCGGTGCCGGCGAGCAGAGAGACCTGTCTGCCGGATCTGGTGATCTCGCCGCTTGTCGGGGTCGACGAGGCCTGTTTCCGGCTCGGCAATGGCGGCGGCTATTACGACATGACCCTCGCGCGTCTGGAACCGCGCCCGCGGATCATCGGCGTCGGCCTGCCCGGATGTACGCTGAAGACGATCTTCCCGATGCCCTGGGACGTGCCCATGGACGTGATCGTGCTCGGAGACGGCGCCCCGCGCGCAAGAATTCCCAAGCCCGGTCGCTGATCGAAGGCACGCGGAGAGGATGTCTCACTGATAGGCGACGCAGGACTCGCAGGGCGTTCCGGCGACCGATTTCCTCAGATGGGCCGCCCGCAGATCCCGAAACCTGTCGGAATGCCAGGCCTCGAGGAACGGCGTCGTGGTCAGGTCTCCCATATGAAAACGGCCGTCATGGTCGAAACAGCAGGCGCTCAGCTGGCCGTCCCAGGTCACGTGCCCTTCGGTGAAGATCGACCAGCAGGGCAATGCATCGCGGAGCGCGCCGGCGCGGCCGCGATTGCCCGCCGTCGGCGCCCATCCCCGGGCCTTTTCCCGCTCGGTCACAAGCGAGGCCTGGTTGTAGAGCGGCAAGGCATAGACCTCGTCCGCGACCTCGGCGATGCGCGCCACGGTCTCCCGCATCCGGTCGCCCTGCTCACCGTCATATTCGATGTAGCTCGCATAGATCCCGCAGCGGTGCCCCGTTTCCGCATGGACCCGGTCGCGCACCTCGGCGGCGCTCCGCAGATTGCGCTCGATCGCGGCGTAGAGCTTGGGCTTAACCTGGGCGACGCTCTGGAACTGGCCGGCATCGGCGTAGTTCATGGAGAACTTCAGGCTGTCCAACCCGGCCCGGATCGCCGCCTCGACCCGCTCCGGCGTGCTGACGGTGCCGTTGGTCGTGAGAAACACATACGGAAAGCCCGCCTCCTCCTTCGCGAACCGGACCGCGTCGGCGAGCCAGGGCAAAAGAAAACTTTCCCCGAGATAGAACAGGCCGAGTTCCTCGACCCCGGCCTGGCGCATCTCGACGGTCAGCCGGTCGAAGAAAGCGCGGTCCATGTCGGCATGCCGGCGGAGCGACATCGAACGGGCGCAAAAGGTACAGGCAAGATTGCACCGCGCCGTCAGCTCGATCTTCACCGAACGCGGCGCTGGCGGCAGCGCCATCCGGTAAGCCGGATCGATTTGCGTCACCCGGTCGATACGCTCTGTGATTCCCATTTCCGCCCCCTTTCAGCGATCCCTCCGGGGCGCATGGCCGGCCGGAATGCCGGGGAGCAAAGCAGGCGCTTCACAGTCAATCCTTGACTTATATCAAGACTGCCAGACCCTGCGTCGATTTGACCGGGCATGCCTCCTCAATGCAGGAAGGCGAGCAGGACGTAGCGTTCGCCGCTGGTGACCGGACGCGCCTCGTGCAGCAGGGAGCAGGAGAAAGCAACCGCATCGCCGGGGCCCGGGCGGTAGCCGAAATCGCCGGATTCCGGGAAGACGAGATAGCCGCCGGTATAGTCACCTGCCCCCTCCGCCTCCGCGCCCGTATTGAGGTTGAGCGTGACCGCGAATTTCCGGGTCTGCGTCGCGGCCGTCGTGTTGTCCCGGTGAGCACGGAAATGCCCGCCGTCGGCACCGCTGTAGCGCACGATCTTGAATTCCTCGTGACGCTGGATCGGGCAATGCGTCGCCTTCTGGATCTCCGGGATCACCCGGCGGGCGAAGATCTGCTCGATCTGCTTCTCGAGCGCGCTGCCGGAGGCGATCACATGATCGCGCCGCACCTTGACCGAGGGATCGGTCTTCAGGACGCCCTTGCCCTTTTCCTGCTGCATGAAGCCGGACGGCTCGCTGCCTTCGGTGTCATGGACATGGATCAGCCAGCGGCACCAGTCCGGGCTCAGCACGCGCGGGATCGGCACCACCGGCGCCTGGATCGCCGGCCCCGGCCGGAACGCCGTCGGGGTCGCCTCTCCGACCGCTTTCATCACGGTGGCGAAATGCGCCTCCACGCTCTCGCCCGGCGCGGCGGGCAGGACCGCCAGCAGACGCGTGTCCGGGCCGACGAGCAGCGTGCCGTTGCCTTTCAGATTGACGTTATGCGCCAGCGCCCCCGGCTCGTCCGCGAGCACCGGAAAGCCGAGCCCGAGCTTCTTCTCCAGCGCAAGGTTGCGCACCGGCGCTGCGCGGCGCACGAGATAGGGGCTGGCCCCCACCGCCTCCAGCTCTCCGCGCAGCTTCTCGAGCGCGGCAGCGGCCTCTTCTGCGCCCGCATCGTCCGAGACATGCACCACGGCGATGCTGCCCGCCATCCGGTTCGGCGGCTTCGGCTTGCCGTCCGAAAGCTTCAGATCGATCGGCGGTATGGTGTCGCCGATATCGAACCACGGATTGAGCGCGGGCTGTTTCATCGATGTATGGCCTTCCCCGGTCTGCGGGATTTGATCCCGTTCTGGGGATGAGGATAGCGGGAGGGCGCGCGGGCGGCAAAGGGCGAAGGCACCGGAAACGGGCTGCGACGGCTCGTTCCGGTCAGGCGCCGGAAGGATGTTCCGGGTCTCTCGCCACAGCCCGAACCCGGCCCGTCCTCAGTTCCAGAAACCTTCCTGGACCATTGCCTCCCGCGGCCCTTCGGGCGTTTCGACCGTCACCGCCGTTCCCGGATCCCAGTGGGTCATTTTCACCATTCCGATCGCGACATTGGTCTTGAAATCCGGCGACCAGACCGCGGAGGAAACCCGGCCGACATTCTGACCCTTGGCGAGGATCGGCCAGTGACGATCGCAGCGCGGAACGGGCGGCCCGTCGATGGCTATGGCGCGGATCTGCTTCACCGGCCCTTCCTTCGCGACCCGGAGAAGCGCGTCGCGGCCGATACAGCCAATCGCCGATTCCGTGTTGCAGAAGCGCCCGAGGCCGCATTCGTGCGGCGTATTGTCGTCGGTCATGTCATTGCCGTAGGAGAGAAGCCCGCTCTCGATCCGCTCGATCAGGTTCGGACAGCCGGCCCGGACATCCATATCCTTTCCGGCGTCCATCAGTGCGTTCCAGAGCGGCATCCCGATATCGCCGCCCTCGACATAGATCTCGAACCCGCCCTGTTTGGAATAGCCGGAGCGCGCGATCACCAGGTCCCGCCCGGCAAAGCCGAAGAGGCTGAACCTGAAGAACCGCAAAGACCGGATCTGCTCGCCGAAGACGGCGCACATCAGGTCCTCCGCCTTCGGTCCCTGCACGGCGAGCGGCGAGACGTCGGGCTCGTCCACCAGGACATCCAGACGGTAGCCGAAGGCGATGCCCTTGACCCAGTAGAGCAGGTCGCTGTCGGCAATCGAGATCCACCAGCGATCCTCGGCCAGCTTCACCGCCACCGGATCGTTGAGCATGCCGCCGGTCTCGTCGACGATGGGCACGTAATAGCATTGCCCGGGAAGCATCCGCGTCAGGCTGCGCGGGGTCAGCATCTGCACGAGCCTGCCGGCATCGGGGCCGCGGATCTCGACCTGGCGCTCGCAGGCAACGTCCCAGACCTGAACCGCCTCCTTCAGATGACGGTAATCCTCCTCCACCGAGCGGAAGACCGTCGGCAGCAGCATGTGATTGTAGACCGTATAGCCCTTCACACCCGCGGCCTCGACGCCGTCGCTGAAGGGCGTGCGCCGCAGACGGCGCGAAAGCGAGATTTC
Proteins encoded in this window:
- a CDS encoding 5-formyltetrahydrofolate cyclo-ligase, yielding MADETAGGEAACFLHTLINGQPVDPETWRDVERFRRAERQRLYDLRRSFAPEQRGAATEAIIRDLTSVTGSLEGRNVSVYWPIRGEPDLRPWMRVAHEAGARILLPVVEQKGQPLSFRRWEPRAKMERGIWNIPVPASRETCLPDLVISPLVGVDEACFRLGNGGGYYDMTLARLEPRPRIIGVGLPGCTLKTIFPMPWDVPMDVIVLGDGAPRARIPKPGR
- a CDS encoding ABC transporter ATP-binding protein, whose amino-acid sequence is MHQDRLIEVNDLRVHFPLDDQTVKAVDGVSWHIDRGETLAVVGESGSGKSVTAMTLMRLTDYAGGQIVSGDINFRRKNGEVIDIATSAQGVMRDIRGNDISMIFQEPMTSLNPVFTIGFQIAETIMLHQGKSEQEALDMALEMLKLVRIPEPEKQLTQYPHQLSGGMRQRVMIAMALACRPSLLIADEPTTALDVTIQAQILDLIKMLQQEIGMSVMFITHDMGVVAEVADRVVVMLKGEKVEEGPAEQIFHEPQHPYTKALLAAVPKLGSMKGKTFPAKFANVDVNRAEGDVVKEGASAEATLEEMQDTVRHEAAPLLKVEGLTTRFDIRKGMFGAATARVHAVEGVSFELQPGETLALVGESGCGKSTTGRSIIKLVEPNRGSIQFEGTELMGLDPKKMRPLRRDMQMIFQDPFASLNPRMTAGATIAEPMVVHGLAKGKEADERVVSLLRRVGLDSEHAERYPHEFSGGQRQRLCIARALGLGPKLIIADEAVSALDVSIQAQVVNLMMDLQEEFGLAYLFISHDMAVVERVSHRVAVMYLGEIVEIGPRAAVFENAQHPYTKKLMSAVPVADPSRRKRELNLMTDEIPSPLKPMGYEPPKREYRQVGEGHFVLEN
- a CDS encoding ABC transporter substrate-binding protein, whose translation is MKKFWRSTATTALAIGVAALFGPAAAKAETPQYGDELRMVVGSNIPSFDAHIESTFGMIHPIRPFYSVLIRVNPDNPSSPTDFVCDVCEGTVPKPTEGGTKYTFKIRKDIKFHDGTPLTAHDVKATFDKIIFPPEGIASNRIAYFRMVESVTTPDDYTVEFKLKNPSGTFLPSVAMPFNFIYAKKDLDEHGYTWHQKNVNGSGAFKFAEYVPGSHVKGVKYEGYHHKGQPYLDGFTAIAAPKMSVRLQAIRGGQADIEFRGFPPKARDDLVSALGDQITVQESDWNCVLIVTPNHEVKPMDDARVRRALSLAIDRKGGSQYLSKIAIVKTVGGIVFPGHPLAATEAELSQLAGYGNDIEANRAEAKRLLKEAGHENLKITLHNRGVDQPYKVVGTWLIDQWKKIGVEADQWVQPSTPFYATLRSKKDFTISLDFNCQSIINPIADISKFLPGAGANYAYFQDEQLVKWYDELLAEGDEGKQRELIRKYEKRVLDELASQFITLWWYKINPHRSYVKGWKIAPSHYLNQALDNIWIDQAEKKRQLGG
- a CDS encoding AzlD domain-containing protein; translation: MSGTAITPLALVLLAASVTFLWRALGALLASKIDTEGALFRWIACVSYATVAGLISRMAVLPTGDLAETPLVLRLGAVAIGFAVYFLARRNLLLAAAAGAASFAGGLAFLPL
- a CDS encoding 2OG-Fe(II) oxygenase, with protein sequence MKQPALNPWFDIGDTIPPIDLKLSDGKPKPPNRMAGSIAVVHVSDDAGAEEAAAALEKLRGELEAVGASPYLVRRAAPVRNLALEKKLGLGFPVLADEPGALAHNVNLKGNGTLLVGPDTRLLAVLPAAPGESVEAHFATVMKAVGEATPTAFRPGPAIQAPVVPIPRVLSPDWCRWLIHVHDTEGSEPSGFMQQEKGKGVLKTDPSVKVRRDHVIASGSALEKQIEQIFARRVIPEIQKATHCPIQRHEEFKIVRYSGADGGHFRAHRDNTTAATQTRKFAVTLNLNTGAEAEGAGDYTGGYLVFPESGDFGYRPGPGDAVAFSCSLLHEARPVTSGERYVLLAFLH
- a CDS encoding radical SAM/SPASM domain-containing protein, with translation MGITERIDRVTQIDPAYRMALPPAPRSVKIELTARCNLACTFCARSMSLRRHADMDRAFFDRLTVEMRQAGVEELGLFYLGESFLLPWLADAVRFAKEEAGFPYVFLTTNGTVSTPERVEAAIRAGLDSLKFSMNYADAGQFQSVAQVKPKLYAAIERNLRSAAEVRDRVHAETGHRCGIYASYIEYDGEQGDRMRETVARIAEVADEVYALPLYNQASLVTEREKARGWAPTAGNRGRAGALRDALPCWSIFTEGHVTWDGQLSACCFDHDGRFHMGDLTTTPFLEAWHSDRFRDLRAAHLRKSVAGTPCESCVAYQ
- a CDS encoding dimethylsulfoniopropionate demethylase, whose amino-acid sequence is MVEISLSRRLRRTPFSDGVEAAGVKGYTVYNHMLLPTVFRSVEEDYRHLKEAVQVWDVACERQVEIRGPDAGRLVQMLTPRSLTRMLPGQCYYVPIVDETGGMLNDPVAVKLAEDRWWISIADSDLLYWVKGIAFGYRLDVLVDEPDVSPLAVQGPKAEDLMCAVFGEQIRSLRFFRFSLFGFAGRDLVIARSGYSKQGGFEIYVEGGDIGMPLWNALMDAGKDMDVRAGCPNLIERIESGLLSYGNDMTDDNTPHECGLGRFCNTESAIGCIGRDALLRVAKEGPVKQIRAIAIDGPPVPRCDRHWPILAKGQNVGRVSSAVWSPDFKTNVAIGMVKMTHWDPGTAVTVETPEGPREAMVQEGFWN
- a CDS encoding ABC transporter permease; this translates as MYGYIVKRMLMLLPTLLGAAILVFLLLRLVPGDICLIKFGGEGSYADPEQIKQCQEQLGLSEPIYIQFVDYMAGFLTFDLGTSMWTGRAVEHEIGIRFQLSLQIAIMATLTSIVIAIPLGVISAAKQNTMTDYFVRGFSIAGIAMPSFWLGILIILGLLIGTQEFLGRPWMPPIHYVPIWEDPAHNLSQLIWPALATGYRYSAVATRMTRSAMLEVLGEDYVRTARAKGLIEKVIVNKHALKNAMLPVVTIIGIEFAFLMGGLVVTEQVFNLNGIGKLFVESVTQSDFTLTQALVMLVVVIFVVMNFVVDVLYAWLDPRIRYS
- a CDS encoding ABC transporter permease, translating into MTTMDVSPETNTGFRRKTIWDHLSRLVRRQPLGAGGAVVIIVMLTMALFANVIAPYDPEANSFEYMLVPPSLDFLLGTDQFGRDLFSRIVYGARTALFVGFACAIIGAFGGLILGVASAYFGGWLDLIMQRVIDVFMAFPLIIMALAIVSIFGTGTDKVIIAITIPFIPRCARVVRSSALAVREMPYIDAARSIGYGHFRIIMKHIAPNVVAPFLIMLTAFLGEAILLEASLSYLGLGVQEPTPAWGLMLQGGAEEYAESAPWVPVWPGLAITIAVFGFNLFGDAVRDMLDPKLRTR
- a CDS encoding AzlC family ABC transporter permease, which translates into the protein MKVGTEASGPGPDRRAAFNEGVRHGLAVPSIVVFSTMLGFGSMAHATGFSAFEAFLSTLLVWAMPGQVAMADLSASGADLFVILLAVSMASVRFFPMATILVGTFRSATPDLPRQLLIAHLMSASTWPMGMAASQRMPVASAMAYYWPVATLCITFGCIGTLAGYWLSADMPEIARLTLVFLNVVFLSLLFAQNRDRLVILAVATGAVLGPPLHALEPNYGVLLTGVIGGTFAYALLGRRR